A region of the Geomonas subterranea genome:
ACCGACTGGATCTTCTCGGCGTCCTCGTCGGAGATCTCGATTTCGAATTCCTCTTCAAGGGCCATCACCAGTTCCACGGTATCCAGGGAGTCGGCGCCCAGGTCATCCATGAAGGAGGACTCGTTGGTCACCTGAGCCTCGTCAACACCAAGCTGCTCAGCTACTATCTCTTTAATGCGTTTCTCGATCGAAGCCATTCAATTACCTCCATTTGATTGTAACGTCATACGTTATTTGATTTGTTGTGCCCAAGACTGCTATTTCATAGCATGAAAAGTAGAATTTGCAAAAGGTATTTTTGGCGCTGAAAGTAAAAACAACACCGTTAGCCGGCTCACATGTACATGCCGCCATTCACCGAAAGAACATGCCCGGTGATGTAGGCCGCGGCGTCGGAAACGAGAAAGAGTACCGACCCGGCGATGTCGTCGGCGCTCCCCAGTCTCCCCATCGGGATCTGCTCCTGGAGCCCTTCCCGGGTCTTGTCGGAGAGTTCGGCGGTCATGTCGGTCTCGATGAAGCCGGGGGTGACCGCGTTGACCGTGACGTTCCTCCTGGCGAGTTCCCTGGCCACCGATTTGGTGAGGCCGATCATGCCCGCCTTGGAGGCGCAGTAGTTCGCCTGGCCCGGGTTGCCCATCTCGCCCACGACGGAGGAGACGTTGACGATCCGGCCGTAGCGCGCCTTGGACATGAGTTTCGCCGCCTCGCGGGTGCAGTTGAAGCACCCCTTGAGGTTCACGTCGAGTAC
Encoded here:
- the acpP gene encoding acyl carrier protein; the encoded protein is MASIEKRIKEIVAEQLGVDEAQVTNESSFMDDLGADSLDTVELVMALEEEFEIEISDEDAEKIQSVQDAIDYITDHT
- the fabG gene encoding 3-oxoacyl-[acyl-carrier-protein] reductase — protein: MGLNGQVAIVTGASRGIGRAIALKLAQEGAAVVVTATSEQGAAKTADEIVAAGGKALAVKVDVSVVAEVENLFKKSVEAFGKVDILVNNAGITKDGLLLRMKEEDWDAVLDVNLKGCFNCTREAAKLMSKARYGRIVNVSSVVGEMGNPGQANYCASKAGMIGLTKSVARELARRNVTVNAVTPGFIETDMTAELSDKTREGLQEQIPMGRLGSADDIAGSVLFLVSDAAAYITGHVLSVNGGMYM